One window of the Natrinema sp. CBA1119 genome contains the following:
- a CDS encoding MGMT family protein, whose amino-acid sequence MEDVTDAGIYARESPYLDRYVQIGAASGRVLSVSFPEIPDDGAEDDHAVLDRIFEYLDGLEPITFDDVQVAMTMPTDQRAVLEGVQEIPYGDQVTVETLARMTSGLDHENDDDIILVRTALDENPAPLLIPDHRVRDGPSAAPPDIEQKLRSLEGL is encoded by the coding sequence ATGGAGGACGTTACGGACGCTGGAATCTACGCGCGGGAATCGCCGTACCTCGATCGGTACGTCCAGATTGGTGCCGCCAGCGGACGAGTCCTGAGCGTCTCGTTCCCGGAGATTCCCGACGACGGTGCCGAGGACGACCACGCCGTTCTCGATCGGATCTTCGAGTACCTCGACGGCCTCGAGCCGATCACCTTCGACGACGTGCAGGTCGCAATGACCATGCCGACCGACCAGCGAGCGGTCCTCGAGGGGGTTCAGGAGATTCCCTACGGCGATCAGGTCACCGTCGAGACGCTTGCGCGGATGACGTCGGGCCTCGATCACGAGAACGACGACGACATCATCCTCGTCCGAACTGCCCTCGACGAGAACCCCGCCCCGCTTCTCATTCCGGATCATCGCGTGCGCGACGGCCCCAGCGCCGCCCCGCCGGACATCGAACAGAAGCTTCGGTCGCTCGAGGGGCTGTAA
- the gfo6 gene encoding D-xylose 1-dehydrogenase Gfo6, which produces MALEDAFANFTQRDWECESTAGTVRLAVIGIGGFARQRALPGIADSNRCETTVLVAKPPERVTDIAETYGVDHLVDYDDFLAGECVDAYDAIYVAAPNNVHGEYATTAAEFGKHVLCEKPLEITVDRAQAVVDACNDAGVTLMTAYRLQTEPTVRRTRELVREGIIGDVVQVHGGFSHPLLATVDPDTWRLDPEVAGGGALVDLGIYSLNTIRFILESELTSVYATTRSEGGPFADVDEHVAFQLEYESGATASCTASFDAHARSALELVGTGGMIDIESPFGGRVLQEMVIESGDIRMEYTGPSVDEVREEFDYFGYCVLTGTDPEPDGEDGLADLRAIEAAYESAETGRRVSLA; this is translated from the coding sequence ATGGCACTCGAGGACGCGTTCGCGAACTTCACGCAACGGGACTGGGAATGCGAATCAACGGCGGGAACGGTTCGCCTCGCCGTCATCGGGATCGGCGGCTTCGCACGACAGCGGGCGCTTCCGGGGATCGCCGACAGCAATCGCTGCGAAACGACGGTGCTGGTCGCGAAGCCGCCCGAACGCGTGACCGACATCGCCGAGACGTACGGCGTCGACCACCTCGTCGACTACGATGACTTTCTCGCGGGCGAGTGCGTCGACGCCTACGACGCGATCTACGTCGCAGCACCGAACAACGTCCACGGAGAGTATGCAACTACAGCCGCTGAGTTCGGAAAACACGTCCTCTGTGAGAAACCCCTCGAGATCACCGTCGACCGCGCCCAAGCGGTCGTCGACGCCTGCAACGACGCCGGCGTCACGCTGATGACGGCCTACCGACTCCAGACCGAGCCGACCGTTCGTCGCACCCGGGAACTCGTCCGCGAAGGCATCATCGGCGACGTCGTGCAGGTTCACGGCGGCTTCTCGCATCCGCTGTTGGCCACCGTGGACCCCGATACGTGGCGGCTCGATCCCGAGGTCGCCGGCGGCGGCGCGCTGGTCGACCTCGGGATCTACTCGCTCAATACGATCCGATTCATCCTCGAATCCGAACTCACCAGCGTCTACGCAACGACCCGCTCGGAGGGCGGCCCGTTCGCCGACGTCGACGAACACGTCGCGTTCCAGCTCGAGTACGAATCCGGTGCGACGGCCTCGTGTACGGCGAGTTTCGATGCTCACGCCCGGAGCGCCCTCGAACTGGTCGGCACCGGGGGGATGATCGACATCGAGTCGCCGTTCGGCGGCCGCGTCCTCCAGGAGATGGTCATCGAGAGCGGCGACATTCGCATGGAGTACACCGGCCCATCGGTCGACGAGGTCCGCGAGGAGTTCGACTACTTCGGCTACTGCGTGCTGACCGGCACTGATCCCGAACCCGACGGCGAAGACGGACTTGCCGATCTTCGCGCCATCGAGGCCGCCTACGAGTCCGCCGAGACGGGCCGTCGAGTGAGCCTTGCGTGA